GGAGCGCAACACCGAGGCCACCACCGCCGCGCACGTGTTCGACGCGGCCACGCTCGGAGGGGCCCGCGCCCTCGGCCGCGACGACCTGGGGCGCATCGCCCCCGGGACCAAGGCCGACCTCGTGCTCTGGAAGGGCGCCTCGTGGCGCATGACGCCGCTGCGCGATCCGATCAAGAACCTCGTCTACAACGCCACCGACGAGGACGTGGACCGGGTGTACGTCAACGGACGCATGGTCGTGGACGGCGGCCGCGTGCTGGCGGCCGACGAGCGCGCGATCCTGTCCGCCCTGCAGGCCGCCGGCGACCGCATGTGGCCGCGCATGGCGAAGTCGGACCGTGCCGGGCGGGGCGCGGATCAGCTCTCGCCGCAGACCTACCCGGACTGGAGCGCCTGAGCTTCGGTCGAGACGGCGAAGGTCCGGGACCGGCCCCGCCTAGTTGCGCTGCTTCAACAGCCAGTCGACCGCGTCCGAGCCGTCCGCTATTCCGCCGCCCTCGGGGCCCCGCCGGGGCTCGGATGACCGCAACGTCGTCGGGATCGCGGCCGCGGATGGCGGCGACGGCTCGAGTGGGCGAGCCGTCTCGTGCGCGGAGCCGCCGCTGCGCGCTGCGGTGGCCGGGGTTCGGCTTCGCTCCGGCTCCGCCGCCGGGGTGCGCGCGGGCTCGGGCTTCGCGGCGGCCCGGACCTCACGCGCCGGTGACGACCCGTTCGGCTTCTCGGTCGGGGCGGCGGGCGGCTTGCTGGGGGCGGCAGTCCCGGCCGCCGGTTCGACCGGCCTGTCGACGATGGCGGGCCGCTCCTCGGCCTCGCTCCTGGCCGTGGCGGGCCCGCGCTCGGTGACGGCCGGCCCGGTCGGACCTTTGGGTCGCGGCTGGCTCCCGGTGACTCGCCGGGCGCCCTCATCGACCAGCAGCTCGACGGTGCGAGCCATGCGGCGGCCCTCGAACACGTCGTAGGCGACCTTCACCTGGCCGCCCGGCCGGATGTCCTCGAACCAGCCTTCCTTGGAGCCCACCGTCACGCGCGTGTTGCGGGTAACGAGTAAGGGGACGATCCCGCCGCCGAAGGGACCGGAATTGACGTAGATCGTGCTGGACTCGACCTTGGACACCCAGCCCACCGTCTCGCCGTCGGGCTCAGCGCGGCGAGGCACGGGGGCGTAGTCGGCCGGGTCCAACGGCCACACGTACACGACCGCGGCCAGGAGCGCGAGGCCCCCGGCGGCGATCCACAGCGTCAGGGCGCGCTTATTCGTCGAGAAGCCCTTTGATGGCATTGAATACCGGGTTCTCGTTCGGATTGGCCTTGGCCGGCGCGGCCGCGGTGCCCGGAACGGAGGTGCCCACGTACTTCCGCACGCAGTCGTACTGCTCCCAGCCCTTGAGCGGATAGTTCAGGTCGACCGCCTTCCACTTGGCGTGGCCGTTCTGGGTGAGCCAGCTCATCTGCCGCGATATGGTCTGGGCGAAGCGGCCGACGTTGTCGCAATCCTTCCGGCGGAAGTCGAAGGAGACGAGCACCGCCTTGACCGCCACGCTGTTGACCGGCGTCTTCTGCCACGGATAGACGTCGCCCGGGATGTCGGCGCGCGGATAGAACTCGGTGATGCTCTTGTTGGTGATCGGGATCAGCTCCAGGCCGTCCTGCTCCGTGACGTCCTCCTTCAAGAGCTTCACCGGGTAGCCCGCGACGTAGAACATCGCGTCGATGCGCCCGGCTTTCAGCTCGGCCAGGGCCTCGCCGGTGTCGATGGGCACCATCTCGCTCGGGGCCACCTCGGAGAGCTTGAACAGGAGCCGCGCGGTGAGGTAGGTGCCGCTGCCGTCGCGGCCGACCGCCACGCGCCTGCCGGTGAGATCGTCGAAGTCGCGAATGCCGCGACGGGCGAGGAGGTGGACCTCCTCGTTGTAGAGCGGGAACACCATGCGGGTCTTCTTGGCGATGCGGCTCAGGACCGGATCGGACTGCACGCGGGCCACGAAGGCCAGCACGTCGGACTGCACGATACCGAGCTGGACGCCCGGCCGCTGATAGACCGCGAACACGTTCTCGATGGAGCCCTTCGATGTGTGCACCGTGAGATTCACGCCGGTGGGCTTCATCAACCGCTGCAGGTCGAGCCCGAACTGGTAGTAGGTGCCCTTGTCGCTCCCGGTGATGATCCCCATGTCTTCCGCGGCCGGGCACAGGCTCGCCGCGATCAGCAACATCAGGATGGCCGCCGAGCAGTGGATGATGAATTTCTTCACGGTCTTCTCCTTTGGGGGACCTTTACCCCGGTCCGGGTGGTCGCAAGGCACATACCAGCCACGACAGTTGAGCGAAACCGGTGGGTTGAGCCCAGGCATGCGAGAACTGCAGGGTGAGGATTTCAACACTACTGGATAATGTGTTACCCAACATAGCCGCTACCCCGTCACCTTCCGGCCGCGACTCCGACATCATCGCCGCCCGCCCGCGCGCTGGGCCCGAAAGCG
The Candidatus Methylomirabilota bacterium genome window above contains:
- a CDS encoding TAXI family TRAP transporter solute-binding subunit, which gives rise to MKKFIIHCSAAILMLLIAASLCPAAEDMGIITGSDKGTYYQFGLDLQRLMKPTGVNLTVHTSKGSIENVFAVYQRPGVQLGIVQSDVLAFVARVQSDPVLSRIAKKTRMVFPLYNEEVHLLARRGIRDFDDLTGRRVAVGRDGSGTYLTARLLFKLSEVAPSEMVPIDTGEALAELKAGRIDAMFYVAGYPVKLLKEDVTEQDGLELIPITNKSITEFYPRADIPGDVYPWQKTPVNSVAVKAVLVSFDFRRKDCDNVGRFAQTISRQMSWLTQNGHAKWKAVDLNYPLKGWEQYDCVRKYVGTSVPGTAAAPAKANPNENPVFNAIKGLLDE